The Miscanthus floridulus cultivar M001 chromosome 7, ASM1932011v1, whole genome shotgun sequence genome includes a region encoding these proteins:
- the LOC136462667 gene encoding uncharacterized protein: protein MKSEILPAGGGGGGGGGGGGGSAARSYEPMATADTTDLRYWLHWRMGLCGLWVLACMAVAGYLIWRHEGGGADRRPGGASSSSSASSGPAGGELQGGGKGRRPGVLYDDEAWRPCLRDIHPAWLLAYRLISFFVLLSLLVVIVISDGGSIFYYYTQWTFILVTIYFGLGTALSIYGCSKFNDENIAAVAADMEHGTSYIPHGLAAKPTFDEHDGAREIAGFWGYLLQIIYQTNAGAVMLTDCVFWFIIFPFLTVKDYNLNFLLIGMHSVNAVFLLGEAALNSLRFPWFRIAYFFLWTALYVIFQWIVHATTPIWWPYPFLDLTSNLAPLWYLAVAVLQLPCYVVFRLVIKLKHHLLAKWFPVSYVRG from the exons gtggcggtggcggtggcggtggtggcggcggaggcgggtCGGCGGCGCGGTCGTACGAGCCCATGGCCACGGCTGACACCACGGACCTGCGCTACTGGCTGCACTGGCGGATGGGGCTGTGCGGCCTCTGGGTGCTCGCCTGCATGGCCGTCGCGGGCTACCTCATCTGGCGCCACGAGGGCGGCGGCGCCGACCGGCGCCCCGGcggcgcgtcgtcgtcgtcgtcggcctcGTCGGGCCCCGCGGGCGGCGAGCTGCAGGGCGGCGGCAAGGGGAGGCGCCCCGGGGTGCTGTACGACGATGAGGCTTGGCGGCCGTGCCTCCGGGACATCCACCCGGCGTGGCTCCTCGCCTACAGGCTCATCTCTTTCTTCGTCCTCCTCAGCCTGCTCGTCGTCATTGTCATCTCCGATGGCGGCAGCATCTTCTACTACTACACTCA GTGGACCTTCATTCTGGTGACGATTTACTTCGGG CTTGGCACAGCCCTGTCCATCTATGGCTGCAGCAAGTTCAATGATGAGAACATCGCCGCAGTGGCAGCAGACATGGAGCATGGCACGAGCTACATCCCTCATGGCTTGGCTGCTAAACCGACCTTCGATGAACACGATGGTGCTAGAGAGATTGCTGGGTTCTGGGGTTACCTGCTCCAGATCATCTATCAG ACAAATGCAGGTGCCGTGATGCTTACAGACTGTGTGTTTTGGTTCATAATTTTCCCATTCCTCACCGTGAAGGACTACAATCTCAACTTC TTGTTGATAGGAATGCATTCAGTGAATGCTGTTTTCTTGCTTGGTGAGGCAGCCCTGAATAGCTTG AGGTTCCCTTGGTTCCGGATCGCCTACTTCTTCCTTTGGACCGCGCTTTACGTCATTTTCCAATGGATTGTTCATGCAACTACTCCAATCTG GTGGCCTTACCCATTCCTTGACTTGACGTCAAATTTGGCACCTTTGTG GTACCTCGCGGTGGCGGTGCTGCAACTACCGTGCTACGTGGTGTTCAGGCTGGTGATCAAGCTGAAGCACCACCTGCTGGCCAAGTGGTTCCCGGTCTCGTACGTAAGAGGCTAG